GCAGCTCCTACAACACCGGTCAAACGATATCCAGCGTATTCATCAGTGCGTCTGTCGCAACTGATGACGGAGTCGGCGGCCGATTGGGACACGCGAGCGTAACACATTACGCACAAGACACCTTAGGGTTCGTATTGGCAACCGATGCGACGATAGAATTTGACTCGGACGACATTGCATTGCTTTCACTCGCAGAGCTCGAAGCACTTGTAAATCACGAAGTCGCCCACGCGATTGGCTTCGGCAGCCTCTGGACTCAAAACAACGTCTACGTCAATGGAACAGGCGAATTCTTGGGAACCAACGCGACGTTGGCATGGCAAAACGAGTTTTCCCAAACAGGAACCGCAGATGTTGAAGTCGAAGGTGGTCTTGGCACGATCGGCGGACACTGGAACGAGAACTTAAATGGCGACGGCCTGACAGGAATCACGGACAGCATGGGACGCGACATGCGTGATGAACTGATGACAGGCTGGCTGAACACCAATTCATTTATTAGTGATATGACGGTTGCTTCATTCACT
The Rubripirellula reticaptiva DNA segment above includes these coding regions:
- a CDS encoding leishmanolysin-related zinc metalloendopeptidase gives rise to the protein MRLISALLFVAIWASVRGQTAANAALVIDINYAGTPAYAPAFVNAKLTWESRLSGYQDGTVLFASPGSSYNTGQTISSVFISASVATDDGVGGRLGHASVTHYAQDTLGFVLATDATIEFDSDDIALLSLAELEALVNHEVAHAIGFGSLWTQNNVYVNGTGEFLGTNATLAWQNEFSQTGTADVEVEGGLGTIGGHWNENLNGDGLTGITDSMGRDMRDELMTGWLNTNSFISDMTVASFTDIGFTTRVVPVPEPASGVLLGLLLLIGIGRRRIRSAPKNAFI